TGCTAATAATCCTGATATAAATAGAACAAATATGGAGAAGATGACACTTGATTATGGTTTTCATGATACTAATGATTTTTTAGCATCACTGGATTCCAATATTACCTTACCGAAAAAAACCAGAGATATCTACTTTTTTCTCCCTTTTCGTATGCTGGGAATTTTTCCAACGGTCGCGCGTTTTAGTGATATGGACTTGATGAGTGGTAATACGATAAAAAGACCATTTTTCTATCAAACCAATCGTTTTAAAGATTCTGGGGATATTTTAAATTTAGGCAGTAATGTACTCTTTAACAAAAAAAATGGTACCCTAAAAGTGGGCAATGAAACGGTACCCATCAAAGATTTTTATGTCACCGCGTATGAAAAAAATGGCAAGTTGATACGACAAAAGCAAATGCTACATCCTGAAGGCAAGATCTCTATCATCTATATGCGTTCTTATAATATCTTTTTGGTATTAGACGATGCGATGTTGCACTCTTCTTATATTCAGTTGTTTGTATTTGAAAATTATGATAAAAATCTTTTTGAGCCGATTTTATTGAGTCCGAGTGCCAAAATCTATAAATTAAAAATATAATAAAAAGAGGTTGAGATGCTTTCATTTTTTGACAAAAGATTGTTGAATATTCTTATCATAGCGTGTTTGACTATGGTGACCTTTTTCTGGACTTTTTGGATTTTTCATCAATCTTTAGAGATACATGTCATCATCGCTGTGATACTCACGAGAATCATCGCATCGTATCTCCTTTTTAAAGATTATTCCCTCTCATGGTCAAAGGCTACGCAGAAAACCTTTATGATCAAAAGTTTTGTCAATATGATGGCTTTTTTGGTCTATATGCCATTTTTTTACACGGTTTTGCCGGTATCTTTTTTCCTCTCTGAATTATTCCTCTATCTTTTTACGATTAATTTTTTTATGTATTTGTATTATATGTATGTTAACCGCAGTAAAATGGAAAAAAATAAAAATCTGGTTATTTATGGTGCGGGAAAAGCTGGGTTGCGGCTGGAAGAAGAGTATCGCAATTCGCATTTTAAGATTCGCTATTTTATCGATGATGATACAAAATTGCAGCATCGAAGTATTGATGGTATTAAGATTATCTCAAAAGAGGTATTTAAAAATCGTGTGAAAAATCAAATGGATTTGTTAATCATTGCATTGCCATCTGAAAATCCTCTTGTGATTCAGAAAATTTTCAATGATATGGAACACTATTTTAAAGATATCAAAATATTACCAACATTGGAAAAAATACTCTCAAACACACCATTTGTCGAACAACTCAAAGATATTAGCGTGGAGGATTTATTAGCCCGTCATCCTCAAGATTTGGATAAAGAATCAATTGCTAATTTTTTAAAGGGTAAAAAAGTTTTGGTCACTGGAGCTGGCGGAAGTATCGGAAGTGAAATTAGCAAGCAATGCTTGAAATATGGAGCTGATGAACTCTACCTACTTGATCACAGTGAATTTAATCTTTACAATATTTATGAAGCGATTGGCTCGGAACACGTGCATACTTTTATGCACAGTGTCCTAGATAGTAAGCGACTCGAAAAAACGATTCAAAAAACCCAGCCTGATATCATCATCCACGCTGCGGCTTATAAACATGTCCCTTTGGTGGAAGATAATATTGAAGAGGGGATTTTAAACAATATTATCGGTACTAAAAATTGTATCGATTTGGCGATAAAATATGAGGTGCAAAAATTTATATTAATCTCCACTGACAAGGCAGTACGCCCGACCAATGTCATGGGGGCAACGAAACGTGTGTGTGAATTGTATGCGGGCAATGTCAATAGTCAGCATACTGAGATTGTAGCCGTGCGATTTGGTAATGTTTTAGGCAGTAGTGGCTCGGTGATTCCAAAATTTAAACAACAAATTGAAAATGGCGGTCCAATCACAGTGACACATCCTGAAATCACGCGCTACTTTATGCTGATTCCCGAAGCGTGTGAATTGGTACTTCAAACTGCTGCCATTGCAAAGGGTGGTGAAATTTTCATTCTTGATATGGGTGCGCCGGTGAAGATTTATGATTTGGCGAAAAAAATGATTGAATTAAGTGGCAAGAAAAATATTGAAATTCAATTTACAGGTTTGAGACCTGGGGAAAAATTATACGAAGAATTGCTTATAAATGAAGCAGATAAGCAGACACAATACCAATCTATTATGGTTGCTAAAGATACATATTATGATATTGAGCAATTAAATCATGATATTGATGAATTGGTTAAAAGTGACGATAAAATAAAAAAATTACAAGAAATTATTCCAGAATTCGACCATAAAATTTAAATCTTATAAGAGGCTCAAAAGGCCTTGAAAACAAAGTTTTATGCTATAATAAACTTATATTTACACTAAAAGGTTACGCGTGATTCGATTTATAATGATGGCACTTTTGTGCTTAAGTAGTTTGAGTTTTGCTTTGGATAAAGCATCGTTAATAGAGGCAGTTAGAGCTAATCCTGCTTTGTTAGATACCCCTGCGGCACAAAATGCAATGCGCGAAAATGGCATGAGTAAGGCAGATGTGACTTCTATTATCAATTCAAAACAACAGAATCATGATGCCAATCTTTCCATAACTCCTAAGATAGAAAATCATATTTCAAATGAGCAAAATAGTTCCGATGCACCGACTGCTACGAATGAAAACAAGAAAAATTTATCAGAAGGGCTCAACCCTTTGAAATTTTTATCAGACAAAGAGGCAATTGCAAAAATTCAGAGTGAGCGCCAATATGTGAAAGAAGAGAAATTAGCACGATTTGGCGATAAATTTTTTATTAATAAAAATCGTATTGATGCGTCAAATCTCATTATTCCTGATTATTATATAATCAACAAAGGAGATCAGATTTCGATTGATTTGTATGGAGATATTAATAAAAATTACACTTTGAAAGTGGATGAATATGGCAATATCAATGTGCCAGTATTGGGCCCTATTAATGTTGCCGGATTAAGCTATGCGGGAGTGAAAGAGGTGATTAACAAAAAATTAAAGCCGACATACCCAACCTCTAAAATTTTAGTCAAAATCTCAGCAAATTCTTCTATTCAAGTATCTCTGACTGGCAGTGTGAATGCGCCAGGACTTTATAATTTACCAGCAGTTTCTACCATCAAGGATCTTTTGATTGCCGCTCATGGATTCGGTAAAATTGGCAGTATGCGTGAGGTCTATCTCAAAAGAAATGCCAAAACAATTAAGATTATTGACTTCTATAAATTAATCAAAAATGGAGAATTGGTTGATACGACCTTATTACGCAATGGCGATATCGTTTTTGTTCCAAAAGCAAAAGAGCAAGTGCGTCTTCGAGGGGCTGTGAATATCCCTGCCATTTATGAATTGAAACCGGGTGAGAAACTTCAAGAACTTATCCATTATGCCGGAGGTATCAAAGCACAAGGGGCTAGTCACTCAATAAAAATTAAAAGATATGTAAAAAATGCGTTTAGCAAGGTCTTATTTAAAGATATTAAATCAAATCTGCGTTTGCAAAATGGGGATGATATTTATGTGTATGATATTTCCCAACTCAATAAAGATCAAGTATTTGTATATGGTAATATTGACAAACCTGGAAGTTACATGATGCCAAAAAGTGGTGATTTAAAAGATTTATTGAGCCAGTTGGAGTATCTCAAAAGTACGTATATGAAGTATGGGTTGATTAAAAGATTTGATGAATCCATCGTCTCTTTTGATTTGAATCACCCCAAAAATATTAAACTCAAACAAAAAGATACCATTTACATCTTTAACACACATGAAATTGCTCCTAATCAATACATCAAAGTCTCCGGTGATATGGTTAAAAAACCGGGAAAATTTCAGTATTTAAAGGGAATGAACCTTAAAGATGCCATCAATTCAGCGGGAATTCTCTCTCCGTTTGATACAAAAAAAGTACAAATTACAAGCTATGATAAGACTATGATGCCGACGGTTAAATTTGTAAATTATGACAAAAATCTCAATCTACTTTTGCATCCTTATGATGAGATTCGTCTCTATGATTATTATAATTTTTCTCCTTTAAAACCCGTCAGCGTTTATGGTGAAGTAAATGAGCCTAATATTCATCATTTTTCAAAGAATATGACCTTGCAAGATTTAATTTCAATGTGCTCAGGTTTTACAGACAGAGCAGATAAAAACCACATAGAATTAGTACGCTATCGTATCAAAAATGGGACACGAACTCGCAAGATTATGGAGCTATCGACAAAAGATTTAAACATGCAGATTCAACCTTATGATGAAGTTTATGTCAAGCGGATTCCTGAATGGTTTGACCGAAAAGTCGTGAGTGTTAAAGGTGAAGTGCGTTATCCTGGCAACTATGTGATTAATACAGGCGATACGGTTTATGATGTCTTAAAAAGAGCAGGCGGATTCAACAAAGATGCTTATTTATATGGTGCTGTTTTGACACGAGAATCTGTAAAAAAAGCCAATCAAAAACGGGTACAAGAATCACTCTATAAACTCAAGAAAAAAGTTGCTATTGTGGCCGCTTCTGCCAAAGATATTGGAGAGAGTAGTGTGGACTCTAAAAATCTCATTGATGCGATTGATTCGTTGATAAAAAACTATCATGATCTCAAACCAGTTGGAAGAATTAGTATTAATATTGAGAGAAATTTGGAGAAATTCAAAAGCTCTCCTTATAATATTACTCTTGAAAACAATGATACTATCTACATACCACCACGACAAAATTCTGTCTCTGTGATGGGTGAGGTAATCAGTCCGACCGCTTTTGTGTATGATGACAAGGATGCCATCTCTTATATTAAAAAAGCAGGCGGTATCACAGCAAGTGCAGATAGCGTCTTTTTTGTGGTACACGCTAATGGCATGAGTGAAAAAGGTGACTTTGGATATTTCAACAGTAATATCACCGTGCATGCGGGTGATGTCATTGTCGTGCCAATTCAAATCAAAACATCAACATGGTATGGTATCGCCAAAGACGCATCATCGATTCTCTATCAGTTAGCCGTGACGGCAGCTTCACTCAAGACAGTAGGAGCACTCTAATGCAAAATCAGATGATCCAAGAAGATGAGATTGATTTAAGAGAACTCTTTGCCACGATTTGGAAGGGGCGCGTGTGGATTGCTATTTTCGTGTTTGTCATTACGTCGTTGACAATAGTCTACACCCTCAGTGTTCCTAATCAATACACCATTAGTACCACACTCGCACCACAAGAAGAGTCACATGGTGCAAATTTAGGAAGTTTGGGTTCGCTCGCTTCATTGGCAGGGGTCAATATTGGTGGCAGTTCCGGAGTGACACCTGATGTAGCATTTCAAGCATTATTGAGCAATTATGCTTTTATGCACACATTTATCAAAAATAGAAAAATTGATCTTATGGTGAAACGTGGTGATGCCCATCATGATTATATTTTTGCACTAGGATTTGACGCACTTTATCGTTTACTTCATAGTAGTGCGCAACGAGATAAAATGACAGATTTTGAAATCTATAAATATCTGAAAAAAAGTATTGCGATTAGTTCTGATAAAAAAACCGGGATGATTACCGTCTCGGTGACATTACCATCAAGAGAGATGGCCATGTATGTTTTGGATCATTTTTTGAGTGATACAACACACTATCTTATCAATAGAAATATAACAGATATTGATTTGCAAATATCAAAATATAAAGAAGAGCTAAGAAAGACAGAAAATCTTGAGTTAAAAACAGAGCTGGCAAAATTAGTATCAAGTTTGGTGAAACAAAAAATTTACATCAATACCAGCAAATATTATAAAGTTAAAATTATCAGTAAGGCCTATATCCCTGATGTCAAAGATAAGGCAAAACCAAAAAGAGCTTTGATTGTCATTGTTAGTTTTGTGACATCTTTTATTTTGGCTATTTTTATCCTTTTTTTTGTACAATTTATCAAACGAGAAGGTTCTGATGTATAAGCCAAGAAATTTGTGAGGTTGTCAGTCATTATGAAAATATTAGAAAATACACATAAAATAGAATCAATCGGGTGTGTCGGACTGGTTAGTAAGCCTCATGATACAACCCTCAAAAAGTATTATCATGAGATACACGATGTGCTTGAAAAATATGGTGTCAAACTTTTGGTTGCTGAAGATAGCGCCAAAAACTTAGGATGCACGGGTGTAGATTTTAATGATATGTGCAAAAAAAGTGATTTTCTAATAGCACTCGGTGGTGATGGTACCTTGATTTCATTGTGTCGCCGAAGTTTTAATTACAATAAACCAATTTTGGGTGTTTATGCAGGGCAATTGGGATTTTTGACTGATATTAAAACAGATGAAATTGAAGAGTTTATTGATAATATGTTTTTGGGAAATTATCGAATTGATGAGAGAATGTTGCTCGAAATTTCTCTAGAACACAATAGCAAAACCAAAAATATTGTCGCTTTTAATGACGTCATTTTTGCGAGAGATAATGCCTCATCGATGTCAACCATAGCCGCTTCTGTCAATGATTATCTTATCAATGTATATCGCGGAGATGGTTTGATTGTCTCAACACCTACGGGCTCAACTGCTTACAACATCTCAGCCGGCGGTCCGGTGGTGTATCCTTTGACAGAAGCGTTGATACTCACGCCCATCTGTCCACATTCACTGACACAGCGCCCGCTTGTCTTGCCTGTGAATTTTGAAGTGGAGTTTCAAAGTGATGATGATATTCTCATCGTGATTGATGGACAAGATAGATACAAAATGCGAGATTTTGAAAAAGTCACCATTAAGATAGCGCAAAAGAGTGCGAAACTCATTCATACGCTAGAGCGCAATTATTTTAATACTTTACGAGATAAATTAAGCTGGGGAAACTGATGATAGAACGTCTTTATTTGAGGGAGCATTTTTCTTTTAAAGATTGTGAATTACACTTTGCTCCGGGATTGATTGCTTTTACGGGGCCTAGTGGTGCGGGGAAATCTGTATTGATGCAGGCCATTTTATCACTTTTTGGTTTTAGCGATGCAAAAGCATTGTTGATTGAAGCTACGGTCTTACACCAGTTGGATATGGAGGCGTATGGCATTGTGAATGAGCCAGCCAATGTTTTTAAGTTGATGCGCTCGAAAACGACGCGATATTTTGTAAATTCTCAAAATATCTCTAAAAAGAGTATCAATGAACTCTCCAAAAATTTTCTTAGCTATTTGAGTGTCAAAGATAATGGTGAGTTTGAAAATGAAAGGCTCTTGGAGTTCTTAGATGCGATATGTACTCACAATCACCCGCCTCATAGGAAAAATTTGAAAGATTTTAAAGCAAAATATGATGCCTACAAAACATTAGATAATGCACTCAAGACAATTCAAGAAAAAGAGAACAAAATCGAAGAACTCAAAGAATTTGCGAAGTTTGAGATTAATAAAATCAACGATATTGACCCTAAAATTGGTGAAGATGAAACGCTCATGTCTCTCAAAAAATCCTTGTCCAAAAAAGAGAAGATGCAAACGGCGCTTGATAGTGCTTATGGTATCTTTGATTTTGAATCAAACGTGATAGAAGCCTTGCAACTGATAGAAACAGAGAGTACGTTTTTTGATGAGTGTATGAATGAGTTGAGAAATCAATTTGAGATACAAAAAGACTTGTTGAATAATTTAGAAGATATTGATATAGAAACGATGTTAGATCGCATCGAAAAGATTGCCAGTTTGAAAAAACGTCACGGTAGTATTGAAGCGGCACTTGCTTATAAAGAAGAGAAAATAAAAGAACTAGAAGCTTATGAAAATATCTCTTTTGAAAAACAAAATTTAGAAAAAAAATATGCCAAAGCACGCACCGAAGTTGAACATTTAGCCCAGCAACTATCCAAAACGAGAGGCGAGCAATTAGAGATTATGAACCAACGCATCAATCATTATTTGCAGATGCTTTATATGCCATCAGTGCGTGTGGAATCCCAGCAAAAAGAGTTGGATGATTATGGTATTGATGCTTTGGTTGTGAATCTTGGAAGCGTTGAAGTCAAAAAAATTAGCTCCGGTGAATACAACAGACTAAGATTGGCGTTTTTAGCAGCGAGAGAAGAGTTTCTAAGAAGCGATGGGGGTGTTTTGATTTTGGATGAAATTGACTCAAATTTAAGCGGAAAAGAGTCAATGAGCGTGGCAAAAGTGTTGGAAGTTTTATCCCAAAAATATCAAATATTTGCGATTTCACATCAGCCACAACTCTCATCACGCGCGGATATGCATTTTTTGGTTTCCAAAGATGACCATGGTAGTCATGTGCGATTGTTGGATAAAGAAGAGCGTGTCGAAGAGTTGGCACGTATGGTCAGTGGTGAAAAAATCCATGAAGCAGCTTTAGAATTTGCAAGTTCACTGATGGCTGGAAATAAAGATTAAAGAAAAAGAGATATATTATGATTATAGATACACATTGTCATCTTGATGATGAGAGATACTACGAAGATTTGGATGAGGTGATTAAAAGAGCTGAAGCTCATAATGTCAAAGCCTTTTTGATACCAGGTGCCGATATCAAAGATTTGCAACATGCACGGGAGATTTCACACCAATATCCTAATATTTTTTATGCAGCAGGGGTACATCCTGATTGTATTGATGGATATGATGAAACCGTATTGAGAACCTTTTTAGAAGACGAACGCTGTATTGCGGTGGGAGAGTGTGGATTGGATTATTTTAGACTTCCTGAGGATGATGCCCAAAAAGCATTGATAAAGCAAAAACAAAAAGAGATTTTTGCCAAACAAATCCAACTGGCCAAAGAGTTGAATAAGCCATTAATCATCCATATTCGAGATGCAAATGACGATAGTCGTCACGTATTAGAAGAGAATGATGCGGGCAAAGTTGGAGGCGTTTTGCATTGCTACAATGCTTCAAAGCATTTGTTGCCATTGCATAAATTGGGTTTTTATTTTGGAATTGGAGGCGTTTTGACATTTAAAAATGCAAAAAATCTCGTCGCTATCGTACCTGAAATTCCCAAAGAGAGACTGCTGATTGAAACCGATGCCCCTTATCTCACACCCCATCCTTATCGGGGTAAAAGAAATGAACCAGCTTATACAGAATTGGTCGTAGAGAAGCTCTCACAAACACTAAATTTGAGTGTTCGTGAGATCGAAGATTTGACGACGCATAACGCTGCGCGACTTTTTAAAGCATTTTCAAGCCTAATTTAGCTAAAATAATACATTTTAGACGCTGTGACGCAAAGGGGCCAGATGCTTAGAATTATATTAGTTTTAGTCTTGTTGATACAAAGCAGTGACGCTTTTTTAGTGACACAAAATAACTTCCAAGAGCAAGTAAAGGTATTAAAAAGTTTCGATATTGATTCTACTTTCTTAAAGGATAAAACGTTTATCTCGATGAAAGACAAAATGAACCGTTATCGGACAAAACACTTTCTAAAAGTCTTAGAAGAGGGCAATCGATTTGTTCCTTATTTGCGTAAACTTATCAATGATTCAGGTATCCCCAAAGCCTTTTTATATCTTGCGATGGCAGAATCAAATTTTGCACCTAATGCTTATTCTAAAGCCAAAGCAGTGGGCTTATGGCAATTTATGCCAGCAACAGCTAAGCATTTTGGTCTGAAGATTAATACGTATGTTGATGAGCGAAAGGACCCCATCAAATCCACCAAGGCAGCGATTAAATATTTGAAATATTTGCATAATATATTTGGCAAATGGTATCTTGCAGCCATTGCATATAATTGTGGTGAAGGCACACTGCTCAAAGCGATTAAGCGAGCAAAAAGTGATAATCTTAATGTCTTACTCAATGATAGAAAACGATACCTTCCACGAGAGAGTCGTCTCTATATTCGCAAAATTGTCATGATGGAAAGTTTGGCTAATAGTGCAGATTTTATTATCGAAAACAACTCTGATTATCTTCTAAATGGCGGCAGTGCTGAGACATTTGCAAAGGTTGAGGTCAAACAAGGGACTTCTTTGGGTGCGGTCGCTGCTAGTATCGGACTCTCCTTAAAAGAGATACGCTCTTATAATCCACAATTGCGTTACGATTTTGTGCCCCCTGCAAAAGGGAAATACACGATTTATTTGCCTTATAACAAACAAGCAGACTTTAAACAAAATTATAATCCAAAGAAAAGCAACAACAGATTTTTTGTCTATCGGGTGAAAAAGGGTGATTCCCTCCATAAAATCGCAAGACGCTATGGTATTAATTATCACATTATTAAAGATTATAATCATTTAAAATCCAAATGGCTTCGTATCAAACAAGCGCTTATTATTCCAATCGTGAAGCCAAGTATGATCAGCTATACCATTCGAAAAGGTGACACGCTCGGTAAAGTTTCCCATAAATTTAATGTGGCCATTAATACATTGATTCAGGCCAACAATAAAAGAAATTCGATAATTCGAGTAGGTGAAAAACTTGTCATACCTCAAATGCAGTAAATTTTTTATTTTTTGTGTCACTTTAGTGATTTTCGCAGGGTGCAGTAGTCGAAATTATACTTTTTCAAATGCTGCCTACAACCCAAATCGTGCTCCATCGCATAGTACGGTTATCAAAAATTCGTCGAGTATGCATAAAGCAACGATGCGTCCTTATCAAGTGGGGGGCAAGACGTATTACCCGACCAAGGTGAGTGTGGGCGATACTTACAGCGGTATTGCCAGTTGGTATGGCAAAGATTTTCACGGTCGCAAGACCTCAAATGGTGAATTTTACAATATGTATGCGATGACCGCTGCGCACAAGACATTGCCTATGAATACGATGGTCAAAGTAACCAATCTGTTAAACCACAAAAGTGTCGTAGTCCGTATCAATGACCGCGGTCCTTTTGTCAAGACTCGTATCATCGATCTCTCTTATGAGGCGGCATTGCGTTTGGGTTATGCGACTAAAGGAACGGCACCTGTTAGATTGCAAGTGATAGGATTTAGCGGGGTGATTAATACGAGCAACACACAAGTGCGTAGTGTTGATTTAAACAATTTCTATGTCCAAATTGGTGCCTTTAGAAACCAAGCAGGCGCACAACGATATGCCAAAGAACACCGCAATGTATTAGGGGCATATCGTGCCATTGTAAAACGATCCTCATATCAAGGATTACCACTTTATCGTGTTTATTTAAGTGGTTTCAAAAGCGAAGAAGAGGCGCGAGATTTTATAGCTAAGGGGCTGTTTAGAGGCTCCTTTATTGTAGGAAATTAAAAAAGGTTTTATCATGAAAACAGCATTAACAAGAACAACAAAAGAGACAGATATTACAATCAAAATCGATTTAGCAGGTGCAGGGCAATCTAACATTCATACCGGTATTGGCTTTTTTGATCATATGTTGGAGGCTTTTGCTAAACATTCATTAATCGACTTGGATATTCATTGCAAGGGTGATATTCATGTAGATTTTCATCACAGTGTCGAAGATGTTGGGATTGTGTTAGGCTCACTTTTAAAAGGATTGATTTATCCTTTGGAAAAGGTCGAGCGATTTGCTAATTCTGTTGTTGTGATGGATGAAGCTGCTGTGGAATGCGATATGGATTTAAGTAATCGACCGTATCTGGTTTTTGATTTAGATACAGATGGAAAGATTGGTGATTTTGATGTAGAACTTTGTGAAGAGTTTTTTCGGGCAGTAGTGGTGAATGCCGGAATTAGCGCTCATATCATCAAAAAAAGAGGCAAAAACAGACACCACATCGTCGAAGCGGCTTTTAAAGCATTTGCCGTGGCATTGAGACGTGCCATAGCCAAAAATGAACGTATCGGAATACCCAGTACCAAGGGAATCTTATGATTGAACTTTTGGTATTAGATGTTGATGGTTGTATGAGTGATGGCAAAATCATTTATGCAAGCAATGGTGAAGAATTCAAAAATTTTAACGTCAAAGATGGACTCGCCATTGTCTCTTGGATCAAGCTTGGGAAAAAAGTCGCAATTATCACCGGAAGACATTCGAGTATTGTCGATAAAAGATCCAAAGAGCTAGGTGTTCATTATCTCTATCAAGGGGTGAGCAATAAAAAAGAACAGTTAGAAGCAATCTTGGCACAAGAGGGTTTGGGTTTTGAACACGTTGCTGCGATTGGTGATGATCTTAACGATATTGCGGTGTTGTCTTTAGTGGGGAGATCATATTGTCCTAATAATGCGAATCACTATGCCAAAAATGCCGTCGATACTGTATTAAATTGCAATGGCGGTGAGGGCGCGGTGAGAGAAATGATTGAGGATATTTTAGAGCACGAACATTTGATAGAGGATTTTATAAAACTTTGGCAGTAAAATTCTTACGATATTTTTTAATAATATTTTTGGTGATTATGGTATTTTTATTGACGAAAAATCCCTATGCATTGCATTATAAGCCCAAAAAAGGAGAACAACCAAGTATTGAGCTGTTTGATGTCAAGGATTATGAAATCCTACCAACAGGAATCAACAGTATCGTTTTTTCAAAAAAAGTTGAGAAATATAAAGCCTATGATAAATTTTATCAGATTGATGTGCTGTATAAAGATAAGCTGAATCTCATCAGCACCTTGATTTCAGATAAGGCTCTCTTGCGAGATTCGATTCTTTATTTTACTGAAAATGTCAAATATACCCGAAGCGATGACTTAGCACTCAATACCCAAAGTGTCCAGTACAATTTGAAAACAAAAGTGCTCAGCAGTAAAACTTCGTTTGAATTAATCAAAAAAGATATGAAAACGATAGGGGATTCATTTATCTACCAGATGCAAGAGGGTATAATTGAAGCCAAGAACGTCAAATCAACCATAAGGATGGATAAATAATTGAAATATTTACTTTTAGTTTTAGTAGCGACCTTATTAAGCGCCAGTGAAGTTCAAATTACTGCTGATAAATTTGTGGCCAATGAAGCCAAATTAATATCTACGTTTACAGGAAATGTTCATGTCACGAAAGGGAGTGACGATTTGAAAGCTGATAAAATTGTTATTGACTTTGACAAAGAGAAAAAACCTATAAAATATACAGCAACTGGTCATGCAAAAGCACACATGACACTCAATAAAAAGAAATATTTTGCTAGTGGTAATGTTTTGATTTATGAGCCAAAATTAGCACGCTATACTATCGAAAAAAATGCGTTTTTACATGAGCTGAGTACCGATAAAAAAGTTTACGGTGATGTGATTCATGTAGATCAGAACAAAGGGTATTATGAAGTAGGTAGCAAGAAAAATGAGCCTGTGAAGTTTATCTTTAAAATTGAGGATAAGAAAAAGTGATACAAATAGTAGAGGCACATTTTGTTACTTCAGCCCAGGGTGTCAAAGACTCCTTGCCTGATGGCGTGAGTGAAGTCGTATTTTTGGGTAGGAGTAACGTCGGTAAGAGTTCAATCATCAATGCATTTGCTAATAAAAAAGGATTGGCCAAGAGTTCTGCAACACCAGGGAAAACGAGATTAATAAACTTTTTTGATATTAAGTTTATGAAAGATAAAGAACCTTTTATGTGCCGATTTGTCGATTTACCAGGATTTGGCTATGCTAAAGTATCAAAAACTTTAAAAAATGAGTGGCAAAAACATTTGACTGATTTTTTA
This genomic window from Sulfurospirillum sp. 1612 contains:
- a CDS encoding Wzz/FepE/Etk N-terminal domain-containing protein; protein product: MQNQMIQEDEIDLRELFATIWKGRVWIAIFVFVITSLTIVYTLSVPNQYTISTTLAPQEESHGANLGSLGSLASLAGVNIGGSSGVTPDVAFQALLSNYAFMHTFIKNRKIDLMVKRGDAHHDYIFALGFDALYRLLHSSAQRDKMTDFEIYKYLKKSIAISSDKKTGMITVSVTLPSREMAMYVLDHFLSDTTHYLINRNITDIDLQISKYKEELRKTENLELKTELAKLVSSLVKQKIYINTSKYYKVKIISKAYIPDVKDKAKPKRALIVIVSFVTSFILAIFILFFVQFIKREGSDV
- a CDS encoding SLBB domain-containing protein yields the protein MIRFIMMALLCLSSLSFALDKASLIEAVRANPALLDTPAAQNAMRENGMSKADVTSIINSKQQNHDANLSITPKIENHISNEQNSSDAPTATNENKKNLSEGLNPLKFLSDKEAIAKIQSERQYVKEEKLARFGDKFFINKNRIDASNLIIPDYYIINKGDQISIDLYGDINKNYTLKVDEYGNINVPVLGPINVAGLSYAGVKEVINKKLKPTYPTSKILVKISANSSIQVSLTGSVNAPGLYNLPAVSTIKDLLIAAHGFGKIGSMREVYLKRNAKTIKIIDFYKLIKNGELVDTTLLRNGDIVFVPKAKEQVRLRGAVNIPAIYELKPGEKLQELIHYAGGIKAQGASHSIKIKRYVKNAFSKVLFKDIKSNLRLQNGDDIYVYDISQLNKDQVFVYGNIDKPGSYMMPKSGDLKDLLSQLEYLKSTYMKYGLIKRFDESIVSFDLNHPKNIKLKQKDTIYIFNTHEIAPNQYIKVSGDMVKKPGKFQYLKGMNLKDAINSAGILSPFDTKKVQITSYDKTMMPTVKFVNYDKNLNLLLHPYDEIRLYDYYNFSPLKPVSVYGEVNEPNIHHFSKNMTLQDLISMCSGFTDRADKNHIELVRYRIKNGTRTRKIMELSTKDLNMQIQPYDEVYVKRIPEWFDRKVVSVKGEVRYPGNYVINTGDTVYDVLKRAGGFNKDAYLYGAVLTRESVKKANQKRVQESLYKLKKKVAIVAASAKDIGESSVDSKNLIDAIDSLIKNYHDLKPVGRISINIERNLEKFKSSPYNITLENNDTIYIPPRQNSVSVMGEVISPTAFVYDDKDAISYIKKAGGITASADSVFFVVHANGMSEKGDFGYFNSNITVHAGDVIVVPIQIKTSTWYGIAKDASSILYQLAVTAASLKTVGAL
- a CDS encoding polysaccharide biosynthesis protein, which encodes MLSFFDKRLLNILIIACLTMVTFFWTFWIFHQSLEIHVIIAVILTRIIASYLLFKDYSLSWSKATQKTFMIKSFVNMMAFLVYMPFFYTVLPVSFFLSELFLYLFTINFFMYLYYMYVNRSKMEKNKNLVIYGAGKAGLRLEEEYRNSHFKIRYFIDDDTKLQHRSIDGIKIISKEVFKNRVKNQMDLLIIALPSENPLVIQKIFNDMEHYFKDIKILPTLEKILSNTPFVEQLKDISVEDLLARHPQDLDKESIANFLKGKKVLVTGAGGSIGSEISKQCLKYGADELYLLDHSEFNLYNIYEAIGSEHVHTFMHSVLDSKRLEKTIQKTQPDIIIHAAAYKHVPLVEDNIEEGILNNIIGTKNCIDLAIKYEVQKFILISTDKAVRPTNVMGATKRVCELYAGNVNSQHTEIVAVRFGNVLGSSGSVIPKFKQQIENGGPITVTHPEITRYFMLIPEACELVLQTAAIAKGGEIFILDMGAPVKIYDLAKKMIELSGKKNIEIQFTGLRPGEKLYEELLINEADKQTQYQSIMVAKDTYYDIEQLNHDIDELVKSDDKIKKLQEIIPEFDHKI
- a CDS encoding NAD(+) kinase, which produces MKILENTHKIESIGCVGLVSKPHDTTLKKYYHEIHDVLEKYGVKLLVAEDSAKNLGCTGVDFNDMCKKSDFLIALGGDGTLISLCRRSFNYNKPILGVYAGQLGFLTDIKTDEIEEFIDNMFLGNYRIDERMLLEISLEHNSKTKNIVAFNDVIFARDNASSMSTIAASVNDYLINVYRGDGLIVSTPTGSTAYNISAGGPVVYPLTEALILTPICPHSLTQRPLVLPVNFEVEFQSDDDILIVIDGQDRYKMRDFEKVTIKIAQKSAKLIHTLERNYFNTLRDKLSWGN